The Lacipirellula parvula genome window below encodes:
- the zwf gene encoding glucose-6-phosphate dehydrogenase: MQATFVIFGASGDLTSRKLIPALYKLHCKKRLKDGLRVIGFSRSPFTHEEWRKELTATTKKYAGEEFNDATWEEFSANIFYHAGDIGVPGDFDSLGKFLGELEKGAAATRVYYLATAPQFYGPAVEQLGRSGLADESNGPRRVVIEKPFGVDLQSAKELNKIVHSVFSEHQVYRIDHYLGKETVQNLLVLRFANTIFEPVWNRNYIDHVQITVAEEVVVGKRAGYYDTAGVMRDMFQNHLLQLLMITAMEAPFKYEADAVRNEKVKVLHALRSLSPEAVATDTIRGQYQGYADSPEVANGSKTATFAALKLSIDNWRWQGVPFYLRSGKAMSCRTTQIVIQFREPPQRLFSNGASGLCGSNRLIIQVQPSEGIQLHFQTKVPDAGMKLRQTDLDFNYLREFRRPMPEAYERLLLDALEGDASLFARADEVEAAWKVCDPILKAWAEQDAPPLLTYEPGNWGPVECNEWLEAQGRQWFDTCPVLA, from the coding sequence ATGCAGGCCACTTTCGTCATCTTCGGCGCCTCGGGCGACCTCACGAGCCGCAAGCTCATTCCGGCGCTCTACAAGCTCCACTGCAAGAAGCGACTGAAGGATGGCCTGCGGGTGATCGGCTTCTCGCGCTCGCCCTTCACCCACGAAGAGTGGCGCAAGGAACTCACCGCGACCACGAAGAAATACGCCGGCGAGGAGTTCAACGACGCGACTTGGGAGGAGTTCTCGGCGAACATCTTCTACCACGCCGGCGACATCGGCGTGCCGGGCGATTTCGATTCACTCGGTAAGTTCCTTGGCGAGCTTGAGAAGGGCGCCGCAGCAACACGGGTTTACTACCTCGCGACGGCCCCGCAGTTCTATGGTCCCGCAGTCGAACAGCTTGGCCGCAGCGGCCTCGCCGACGAATCAAACGGCCCGCGCCGCGTCGTGATCGAAAAGCCGTTCGGCGTCGACCTGCAAAGCGCCAAAGAGCTGAACAAGATCGTCCACTCGGTCTTCAGCGAGCACCAAGTCTACCGCATCGACCATTACCTCGGCAAAGAGACGGTGCAAAACCTGCTCGTGCTGCGGTTCGCGAACACGATCTTCGAGCCGGTTTGGAATCGCAACTACATCGACCATGTACAGATCACCGTGGCCGAGGAAGTGGTCGTCGGCAAGCGGGCCGGCTACTACGACACGGCCGGCGTGATGCGCGACATGTTCCAGAATCATCTGCTGCAGCTACTGATGATCACGGCGATGGAAGCGCCGTTTAAGTACGAAGCCGACGCCGTTCGCAACGAGAAGGTGAAGGTGCTGCACGCCCTGCGATCGCTCTCGCCCGAGGCGGTGGCCACCGACACGATTCGCGGACAGTACCAAGGCTACGCCGATTCGCCCGAAGTCGCTAATGGCAGCAAGACGGCGACGTTCGCCGCGCTGAAGCTATCGATCGACAACTGGCGCTGGCAGGGAGTGCCGTTCTACCTCCGCAGCGGCAAGGCGATGTCGTGCCGCACGACGCAGATCGTCATCCAATTCCGCGAACCGCCGCAACGGCTCTTCAGCAACGGCGCCAGCGGGCTGTGCGGTTCGAACCGCCTCATCATCCAGGTGCAGCCGTCGGAGGGGATTCAACTCCACTTCCAGACGAAGGTCCCCGACGCCGGGATGAAGCTGCGGCAGACTGATCTCGACTTCAATTACCTCCGCGAATTCCGCCGGCCGATGCCCGAGGCCTACGAGCGGCTGCTGCTCGACGCCCTTGAGGGGGACGCCAGCCTGTTTGCCCGAGCCGACGAGGTCGAAGCCGCCTGGAAGGTTTGCGACCCCATTTTGAAGGCCTGGGCCGAGCAAGACGCCCCACCGCTGCTGACCTATGAGCCCGGCAATTGGGGCCCCGTGGAGTGCAACGAGTGGCTGGAGGCCCAGGGTCGGCAGTGGTTCGACACCTGCCCGGTACTGGCGTAA
- a CDS encoding phosphatidylserine decarboxylase, whose protein sequence is MQPGGGVCYSIELAWGHVRRWFLKTFRSEYVAKMAELRRGSLAGAPHEVLDPRDLKFCSNQCTAHWAPEDDPFRWRGNLPFARWGLAELQLMGWPLFVAVLMISSLHSPWKWTAVVPLAILAEILYFFRDPWRHVPTDADAVISPADGVIAEVTELDHYDFLDGPAVRIGIFLSIFNVHINRAPRAASVVAMDYKPGEFLNAMNPESAIRNEFMWIGFADADRPGLKYAVRQISGLFARRIVCALRPGQAVQRGEDFGMIKLGSRTELILPRDAVTVNVVVGQKVLAGATILARLK, encoded by the coding sequence GTGCAGCCCGGCGGCGGCGTTTGCTACAGCATCGAACTCGCCTGGGGGCATGTCCGCCGCTGGTTCCTCAAGACCTTCCGCAGCGAGTACGTCGCCAAGATGGCGGAACTCCGCCGCGGCAGTCTCGCCGGGGCGCCGCACGAAGTGCTCGACCCGCGCGACCTGAAGTTCTGCTCGAACCAGTGCACCGCTCACTGGGCCCCCGAGGATGACCCGTTCCGCTGGCGCGGCAACTTGCCGTTCGCCCGTTGGGGACTGGCGGAACTGCAGCTGATGGGTTGGCCGCTATTCGTCGCGGTGCTGATGATCAGTTCGCTGCACTCGCCGTGGAAGTGGACCGCCGTCGTGCCGCTGGCGATCCTCGCGGAAATCCTCTACTTCTTCCGCGATCCGTGGCGGCATGTGCCGACCGACGCCGACGCCGTCATTTCGCCCGCCGACGGCGTCATCGCCGAAGTCACCGAGCTCGACCACTACGATTTCCTCGATGGCCCTGCCGTGCGGATCGGCATCTTTCTGTCGATCTTCAACGTCCACATCAATCGGGCGCCGCGGGCCGCAAGCGTCGTCGCGATGGACTACAAGCCGGGCGAGTTCCTCAACGCGATGAACCCCGAGAGCGCGATCCGCAACGAGTTCATGTGGATCGGCTTCGCAGACGCCGACCGCCCTGGCCTGAAGTACGCTGTGCGGCAGATTTCGGGCCTGTTCGCCCGCCGCATCGTCTGCGCCCTGCGGCCCGGGCAGGCCGTCCAGCGGGGCGAAGACTTTGGTATGATCAAGCTGGGCTCGCGGACCGAACTCATCCTCCCCCGCGACGCCGTGACGGTGAACGTCGTCGTGGGCCAGAAGGTGCTGGCCGGCGCTACCATTCTCGCCCGACTGAAGTAA
- the pssA gene encoding CDP-diacylglycerol--serine O-phosphatidyltransferase, with protein MRRIRAISAFPTLFTLGNLVCGFFAIVAASRIAKPGDTFVPVPSPKLDSARELFLSPDPTHNVMLCGTLIFIAMLCDMFDGQVARLAKVTSDFGAQLDSLCDVVSFGVAPGILLVKMCPQFTQIHPMGIWTIAAFYACCTAMRLARFNVETDDEDDHSSFEGLPSPAAAAVIASFAIFSYKVRNETNFANFEGFDWWLQRFMPLVALAIAMLMVSRIRYPHLVTHMIRGQKSFPQLVAMVFVIMAVLTVGEYAIPMLCVLYALTPPAIHGWRWSWRRRHLLHRKAG; from the coding sequence ATGCGACGTATTCGAGCCATCTCCGCTTTCCCCACGCTGTTCACGCTGGGGAATCTTGTGTGCGGATTCTTCGCGATCGTCGCCGCTTCGCGGATTGCGAAGCCGGGCGATACGTTCGTCCCTGTGCCGTCGCCCAAGCTCGATTCGGCCCGCGAGCTGTTCCTCAGCCCCGATCCGACGCACAACGTCATGCTGTGCGGCACGCTGATCTTCATCGCGATGCTGTGCGACATGTTCGACGGCCAAGTCGCCCGCCTGGCGAAGGTCACCAGCGACTTCGGCGCCCAGCTCGACAGCCTCTGCGACGTCGTGTCGTTCGGCGTCGCGCCCGGCATCTTGCTCGTGAAAATGTGCCCGCAGTTCACGCAAATCCACCCGATGGGCATCTGGACGATCGCCGCGTTCTACGCCTGTTGCACGGCGATGCGACTCGCTCGGTTCAACGTCGAAACCGACGACGAAGACGACCACTCGTCCTTCGAGGGACTCCCCTCCCCTGCCGCCGCGGCGGTGATCGCGAGCTTTGCGATCTTCTCCTACAAGGTGCGGAACGAAACGAACTTTGCCAACTTCGAAGGGTTCGATTGGTGGCTCCAGCGGTTCATGCCGCTGGTGGCGCTGGCGATTGCGATGCTGATGGTGTCGCGGATTCGCTACCCGCATCTCGTCACGCATATGATCCGCGGGCAGAAGAGCTTCCCGCAGCTCGTGGCGATGGTCTTCGTGATCATGGCGGTGCTGACGGTGGGCGAGTACGCGATTCCCATGCTCTGCGTGCTGTACGCGTTGACGCCGCCGGCGATCCACGGCTGGCGCTGGAGTTGGCGCCGCCGCCACTTGCTCCATCGGAAGGCGGGCTGA
- a CDS encoding riboflavin synthase encodes MFTGLVQSLATVRAIEPDGPGVRLTIRDEAIAQRAKIGDSIAINGCCLTVVELAGADMAFEAGAETLSRTNLGKLQPGAAVNLESSLRVGDELGGHLVAGHVDAVGQLARREDDSQWSTMWFSVPGELTRQMASKGSVAIDGVSLTLVDVTRDEFSVALIPHTLSVTTLGRLKPGDEVNLETDLLAKYVERQLAWKS; translated from the coding sequence ATGTTCACCGGCCTTGTGCAAAGCCTCGCCACGGTGCGTGCCATCGAGCCTGACGGCCCCGGCGTGCGGCTGACGATTCGCGACGAAGCGATTGCCCAGCGGGCGAAGATCGGCGACAGCATCGCCATCAACGGCTGCTGCCTGACGGTCGTCGAACTCGCCGGCGCCGACATGGCGTTCGAAGCAGGCGCCGAAACGCTCAGCCGCACCAATCTCGGCAAGCTGCAGCCTGGCGCTGCGGTGAACCTGGAATCCTCGCTGCGAGTGGGGGACGAACTCGGCGGCCACTTGGTGGCGGGGCACGTCGACGCGGTCGGCCAGCTCGCCCGCCGCGAGGACGACTCGCAATGGTCGACGATGTGGTTCAGCGTCCCCGGCGAGCTGACCCGGCAAATGGCGTCGAAGGGTTCGGTCGCCATCGACGGCGTCAGCCTGACGCTCGTCGACGTGACGCGGGACGAATTCAGCGTCGCCCTCATTCCGCACACGCTGAGCGTCACGACGCTCGGCCGCCTGAAGCCAGGCGATGAAGTTAATCTCGAAACCGATCTGCTGGCGAAGTACGTCGAACGACAACTCGCGTGGAAGTCGTAA
- the rsmA gene encoding 16S rRNA (adenine(1518)-N(6)/adenine(1519)-N(6))-dimethyltransferase RsmA has translation MSRQTKSFLISRFREMGIRPATRHGQNFLIDLNLHRLIVDSAELDARDVVLEVGTGTGAITQMISDRAGAVVTVEIDGHMFELASEMLIDRENVTMLNVDALRNKNNFNPAVIEAVGAQLASIPGSRFKLVANLPYNIATPILSNLLSWEFTPHSMVATIQKELGERMAAQPWSKDYSALSAWFQCQATVEIVRIMPPSVFWPEPKVDSAIVKTVIDPERRAAVPDLRYFHQFTKAIFLHRRKFLRANIVAAMKGVFNKAQVDQVMAEMEFAEDVRTEQLDVPTLLKLTELVRKRAPDWTMN, from the coding sequence ATGAGCCGTCAAACCAAGTCATTTTTGATTTCCCGCTTCCGCGAAATGGGGATTCGCCCCGCCACGCGGCATGGTCAGAACTTTCTGATCGATCTTAACCTGCACCGACTGATCGTCGATTCGGCCGAACTCGATGCCCGCGACGTGGTGCTGGAAGTCGGCACTGGCACCGGCGCCATCACGCAGATGATCTCGGATCGCGCCGGGGCCGTCGTTACCGTGGAAATCGACGGGCACATGTTCGAACTCGCCAGCGAAATGTTGATCGACCGCGAGAACGTGACGATGCTCAACGTCGACGCGCTCCGCAACAAGAACAACTTTAATCCGGCGGTGATCGAAGCGGTCGGCGCGCAACTTGCGTCCATTCCGGGCAGCCGGTTCAAGCTGGTCGCGAATCTGCCGTACAACATCGCCACGCCAATTCTCAGCAACCTGCTGTCGTGGGAGTTCACGCCCCACTCGATGGTCGCCACGATCCAAAAGGAGCTGGGCGAGCGGATGGCGGCTCAACCGTGGTCGAAGGATTACAGCGCGCTGAGCGCCTGGTTCCAGTGCCAGGCGACCGTTGAGATCGTCCGCATCATGCCGCCGAGCGTCTTCTGGCCAGAGCCAAAGGTCGATTCGGCGATCGTGAAGACCGTGATCGATCCCGAACGTCGCGCTGCTGTGCCGGACCTTCGCTACTTTCATCAGTTCACCAAGGCGATCTTCCTCCATCGCCGCAAGTTCCTGCGGGCGAACATCGTCGCAGCGATGAAGGGGGTGTTCAATAAGGCGCAGGTCGACCAAGTGATGGCGGAGATGGAGTTCGCCGAGGATGTGCGGACCGAGCAACTCGACGTGCCGACGCTGCTGAAGCTGACGGAGCTGGTCCGCAAGCGGGCGCCTGACTGGACGATGAACTAG